The region TCTCTTGCGGCTTGACTCACTCTTTTTGGATCGGTGTGGATCGAATGTCCGCTAGGGAATTGACTCttgataccatgacaagaatcatgaggctccatctaaaaatcAATTGGTGATTAGTAGAGTTACACATATTCTTATTAatagttcaatattcttacacttattccatgtgAGACACAATAATCTAATACCTAACACAACATATAGTTTGCTTGAATATGAAaactacttatatatatatttatatattgcaTTTCTCTTACCGGGACAACCACAGCTACTGCGATTCTGTTCGGGCTGTTGCAGGATCACTGACCGGAGAAGCTCAAGAAGATGAACGGGCTCTGGATTGTCGATTTCGATTTGTAAAGACTTCTTGTACTTGTATGGCGCCATGACATTGTAACGAATGAACTCCTTGACTGATACCTTCAACTCTTCGCATTTCTTCTCCCCACAAGATTCCATCAACACCTTGAGGATTGAAAAGGGTATCTGGTTCTCCAACAGGAACAAATCCTGCTGAGCAAGAGCTATTTGGTcggttttaatttttaaaattctcAACTCATCATTATTGTTGTTGACATAGCTATTGATGAGTTGAAGAGCTGTACACCCATCGAAAAACAGTATCCAGCAAAGAGTGTCATCATCATAATCCTTAACAAAATCTTCATGGAAACACTTCTTTAGTTCCTCAAATTTCTTCTTGATCTTGCTGTACAAAACTTCTGTTCCCGAACCGCTGCTCTGGATGAACTTTGCTGCCAAAACAAGCTTGTATTGAGTCTGGTGTTGTAGTTGTGGCTTGTCATGGTGGATTGGACCAATTGAAATCCACCTTGGCTCATAATACATCTCGAAATGCTTGTTTGTTCGTAGAATGGCCGGAACTCTTTGTATCTTTGGCTTCACCATACTCAGTTCTTGATGATCGTGACAATCTTCATCGCCTTGCTTCTGGCTTTTGGCCTCATCATCCTCCAACTTTTCGACCAGTTTCTTATAGACTGGAGCAACGTTGCCATTAGACATGAGAGTAGAGGCAATGGCATTTGGATCAACATGACTTGTATTCTCTTCTCCACCAACATCCCTATTCTCATTCTGGGATCTGATGGAAATCGAATGTTCATGACTTCTCATCATTTTCACTACTAagtttttgtgtttttctttttctttttgataGTTGTTCTTCAGGTTAATGTGTCTTGCATTTAATTAGTCCATTCACTAGCTAGATTGATCGGGTACGTTTctttattaattaattcttaagatcttatggatatattttattgctAGCAAGGAATATATAAAGGGAAAAAATTACTTAAATTGAGGAAGAATGGTATCTTATAAGGTACGAAAAGTAAACATTTGTTTTGTCATTTAACTGTTAAGTAGAATGTCTTTACAAGAATGgtataactatattaatatatatatatatatatatcggaAAATTTTCTTATGGAGGATTCGTTTTAAGCTCTACCAGTGGGGTTCTCAGTGTTTTCGATCCGtaaacagttttcggcacgatttgTTTTATGGCTGTGTatgttgtagctatttagaaccttcggcaaattttcagaaaattctgaatagttaaagtactgaaaactaagttcaaaatgttgctgcatgcatgattaatttttttatgcgtgtggaaaacaacatgtttgaatttaatttttggtactataaactattcagaattttctgaaaatttacaagaagttctaaacaactacaatatccacggtcataaaaaaatcgcgccaaaaactattGACGAGTCAATAACACTGAAAAAGCCACCAATAGATCTTAAAATGAAGTGCAGACTTTTCTAggaatccatatatatatatatatatatattacaatgcttaattatattaaaataatatgctGGTTGTCGCACTTATTAATACAAAGAATTAAGCAaattgacttgtttgaccagatgCTTACCTTCGTGAAATAGATTGTATAAGATTTTGAACAGTTGAAAGAGTGATACGCATGGCTTTCCAAGGACTCCACTACCTTAAAATCAATGTTGTCATAAGCTCATTTTGAACACATTATTATAAAGATATTGCTTTATTAATAGTAATGTAACATTATTTTAAAAAGGTATGGAATTTCGGCCAATTTTAGAGTTGAAGATCACAGTAGGCGAAACATTCACGAACACGTCAACTATCAAAACAAGCCACAAACAATAAATAGAAAATTAAGATTTTTAATAGAGtattcaaaaatatgatttttttcaaaaaaaaaaaaaagttaatttatgattttttttaaaagaattttcactttgataggtttattttcccatatttttttttataaaagttggtttatgccatagttttactcttaatcaagttttattaatttggaagggtatgtttgtaatttgattattatttttttagcttatttgtttttttatatcatttttatataattaattttatattaaatttatctttggttgttttgtaattttttttttgtaatatgaattgtatttattattatttttttatttattataaacatatttttccttttttttatattCACTACAAAAAAAGGGGTTTTAGCGACGACTTAAGTCGTTGCTAATTCCCAAAATGTCGTCGCTAATTCCTTTAGCGACCACTATGTCGTCGCTACTTGTCGTCGCTAATTGCCGGTCGCTAATTGTTTTTAATTAGCGACGAACTGGAAAATGTCGTCGCTATTTCGCTCTAGCGACTACAGGTTGTCGCTAAAAGGTTCACTTTTTCGTCGCTGTTACTTTGCAATTTCCTCTGATTAGTGTCATAATGTTAAGATTTAGCGACAACATTTTGTACTTTTAGCGACAATATGTTGTCGCTAAAAatccatatatattttttttaatttaattttttttggcaaTCGTTAATGCACTATTAtacatacttaaaaaaaaaagtcattattcaatatatatactaagacatttttttttgctaaaagaTTTGAAATAGAAGAGAAATTTAACTATgcacaaaattatatttttaatataaatatttttatgacAAAATCAGTATCATAGTAAAATTAAAAGACATAAATATAAATGTTTTTAATTAGGTGTTGTAGGATCGACACCATGACCTTGCTGAGAAGATCCAGATCCCGAGACTCCACCAATCCTAGCCAAGTGCTCCTCTATGGCTCGGAGACGCTCCCTCACCTCTTGCATGTCTTGTGCGGTAGGAGGTGGTTGGGTTGGTTGAGGTACATCAGCCACTTCACAATTCGCCCTCGTGCGAATCCTACGACCAAGGCCCGGCTGATAGCCTCGACGACGTCCAAAGATCGTCTCAACAAGAATAATGTCATCCTCTTCTCTCGGGATAGTACTCGAAGCAGAAGCGCTCGTAGATGATTGTGACTGCAGAGTGTCATGTATCTCCATCATCTTTTCCTATATCACACAATTTTCAAGAATATTAGAATTTACAACATAATAAAGTAagaaaatcataaaatataaatttacttACATAGTTATCCTTTGCTGCCTTGCTCACCCAACCTTCCCCGTCTATGTACTTAGTCGCCATCCAAATCTCTGGAACCCCAGCAAGACACCCAGTTTGTAAATCACGCTACAATacaaaaagtttgaaaaaaattgagaaaaaaaaatcattataaaaaaacataaataaaaattatgtaaaaaagaAAGTACCTTTTTGTAATGAAGGGCTGGCGTAGACTGTGAGCCCTGCACGcttctctgtttttgttttgcaCGATTCGCAGAGTTAATCTCAAAACGCCTCTGCAAAGAACTTGTGTTAACTATAtgttaaattaacaaaaataaattaaaaaataatatgtttGTGAATACCTTCACTTCAGGGCGATCAAAATACTGGAGCGCCTTCTGCCATTTCTCCATGCCCAAACCATCAGGAGGATGTGCTCGACCATTCTTTTTTAAATGAGTGGACAAGTCATTCTTCCACTCCGAGTAACGATCAGCGCACGACCGTTGAATGCCCAAAAGAATGCCGGGGAGGTTCTCTTAGGCATATCGACTTCGACCAATGTCGAATAAATCATCCTGaatcaaaaaaaataaaataaattagctAGATTTAATATTAAAGTGAACCCAATAAAAACATTATAGAAATAAATTACCTCTAGACGAGGAAGTATGCGATCTCTAACTTCGCTGGGTAATTTATCCCATCGGTTGTAGTCGGGATCGGCATATTGTCGAATGAGAATGCCGATCTCTCTAGAGAAATGTTGGGAATAATCACCAAtttctttgtaagtcttcccTCGAACATCCCACTCCAGTGGTAGTGGTCTACCTAATGCAACTCTAGCTTCTCAAGTTGAAAACCCTTTGTTGATGCCGCGCCTTTTCGTTTTAGTCGTCACTATTATTTCTCAAAtacatataattattatatacacataaataaattaattcaatatattcatccaaaaaaataataattgcatGTGATACCTCTCTTACAATCAGCCTGCATCTGCATTGGATCTGGAGGAGGATCTGCCCCACCATCACCTTCGTGATGTTGCATAACCGCAGAAGACATATCTAAGCCTCTGATAAAAAAACACAACTCCATAACATCACATACAACTCAAAACCTAAGGAATGAAACACACAAATTGCCAAACCAGATATTCATCAAAGTCAAAAGTATGAATCATATACTAAACAAAATGATCACAGGTACACATCTCATTTTCTCTTTCAATTCACTAATTTTAAACTCTAGTTACAGAGTCACCTGTTACATTAAGACAACAAATAGGTGGTGGCTTAAATCATCTATTACATAAGCAAATATGTCCAACTTTTGTATGAGGTTAAAGATTTTCAAAACAAAATTATGTGCCATGTTACTTAGGCCAAAACATTACCCAAGTTGATAGTCCAAAGACCTCACCTAaatagataaaaaataaaaaacccgcCTTAGAATCACTTTATTTCAGGAATAAAATTTGCAAGGGATCTTCTTGCACGATCTGTCAAATCTGAGTAAACCCAGTTAACAATTGTTAAGGAGTTTGTTAAGTAGTTAGTTAATAGTCAGTTAGTTCTCTACTTGTATTTTGTTATAGCTGTTATAGGTTGTTACTCAACAACCTTCTCTGTTATCAAAGGCTAATTCTCGCTAGCCTTACTGAATATAAATACTCTGTACTCTTTTTCATTTGTTAATGAGAAAATACAATTCAGTTTCTTTGATAGTCTTTTACTTAATATGGTACCAGAGCTCTTTCTTTTGTGAGCTATGGAGCACACTTCAGATCCTGTCCATGGTGATTCTCTTCGTCCAAATtcgtccaactctttcccaaatcTTCTTCCCAAAACTTCTCCCGTCACATTTTCTCACACGCTCTCTGTACGCCTTGATGAACACAACTACTTACCTTGGAAACACCAAGTTTTTGCTGCCATTAAAGGCAGTCGACTCCAACAGTTTCTCGATCCCATTCTCACACCACCGATGTACCTCTCCGATGAAGATCGTCTCGCACAACGCATCAATCCCGACTACGATGATTGGGACCAACAAGATAGCATTCTGGTGTCCTGGCTTCTATCTTCAATGACTGAAAAAATCCTAACTCGAATGGTTGGATGCAACACGGCTGCTTAGATCTGGCGAAATCTTCAAGACTACTTCACTGCTCTCAATCGTGCCAACATCGGCCAGTACAAAACTTTGCTGCGTAATACTCGTATGAAGGGTTCCTTGGGTGATTACCTTCTCAAGATTAAGAGTCTTGTTGATACTCTTGCCTCCATTGGACATACATTGACTGAGCAAGATCACATTGAGGCGATTTTCAATGGTCTTTCACGAGATTACGAAGTCTTCATTACCTCTGTTAATACCAGGACTGATGCTTACACAGTGGCTGAAATTGAGGCTCTTTTAATGGCTCAAGAAGTTAGGTTGGAAAAAGGATCTCAAGATTTGGATATCAAGAATGAAGCTAATCTAGCCAGGCTACCCCTACCTATCGTGGCAATCAATACAGTGGTCCCTCAGCTACATCTCCACGCGTCTCATACAACCCATCTGTGGCTGCTCCTCCTGGCTTTGGCCCATACCCCTCACGATCTGCCCCACCTGCCCCTTCACGTGGTCAATATAGTGGTCCCAAACCTGGAGCAGCTTCAACAGGACGTGGACAATTCAATCCTTGGGGTCAAAAACCTCAATGTCAGCTGTGCAACAAATTGGGTCATACAGTAAAGCAGTGTTTTTATCGATTTGACAAATCATTTACTGGTCCTGAATGTTTTCAGCAATTCTCGGGTAGTGCTAACATAGCTGAAATGCAGGCTCTTTATGCTTCCCCTGATACTGTCGCAGACCCCAGCTGGTACCCTGATTCAGGCGCCACAAATCACCTCACACCAGATGTCTCTAATGTCCATCACAGTCTGGAATACAATGGTGACCAGAAAATTTATATGGGAAACGGTACAGGTTTGCCTATTCATCATATTGGTCATTCTTTTTTCAAGTCTCCCATTCATTCTAAACAGCTCATATTAAACAATCTTCTTCATGTTCCTAACATTACAAAAAATCTTCTTAGCGTTTCTCAATTCTCTCTGGATAATAACGTGTTTTTTGAATTTCATCCCTTTCAATGTTTTGTCAAAGATCAGGAAACTTTGAAGACTTTACTTGTTGGGAATCTTGATCATGGCCTCTACAAATTCGATCCACTCCAACTAAGCTCTATCTCATCTCTTCAACACAGTCGTGCCTCTACTCTTTCACCGAGTGTCAATGATCAGCCTATACCACAATGTAACAATCATGTTTTGTCCAACCAATCAAAAGACTTTATTCTCTGGCATAATAGGCTTGGTCACCCTACTGCCAAAATAGTCAAGTTTACTTTACAATCTTGTAATATTGATATTcccattaataaaaataatacaatttTTCCTGATCTCTGCTCTGCTTGCTGTTTGGGTAAAGTTCATAAGCTTCCTTTTTCTACATCTAACACTGCATATAATGAACCACTACAACTTTTACACTCTGACTTATGGGGTCCTGCCCCTCATACCTCATCTAGtggttataaatattatatcaaCTTTATAGATGCCTTCTCTAGACACACCTGGATTTACATGCTTAGGACTAAAAATGAAGCTCTCCCTACCTTCACCAGCTTTAAAGCACAAGTAGAGCTGCAACTTGGTTTCAAAATAAAAGCTATTCAGTCAGATTGGGGTGGGGAATATCGTTCATTTACAAATCTTTTGAACCAAAATGGGATCATTCATAAAATTAGCTGTCCTCAcacacatgaacaaaatggtgTGGCTGAGCGCAAGCACAGACACATCATTGAGAGTGCCCTTACCCTATTAGCTCAAGCCTCTCTTCCTCTTAAGTATTGGGATGAAGCTTGTCGAACATCTGTATTTCTTATAAACAGGATGCCTACTCCTCAACTCAACTTCTTGTccccacttgagctgttattcaACACCAAACCCGACTACAAATCCCTTAGAGTGTTTGGTTGCTTGTGTTATCCTAACCTAAGACCCTATAATAGATTCAAACTACAATACAGGTCTCAACCTTGTGTGTTTCTTGGTTATAACCTTTCACACAAAGGCTACAAATGTCTTGCAAAGGATGGTAGGCTCTATATTTCCATAGATGTCTTATTTGATGAACATATTTTTCCTTATTCAGATATGACAAGTCCATCATCTTCTCATATTTCTCCTCCACCTTCTCTCCCTTCCGCTGCTCCTCCAATACTTCACCAAGTATCACAGTCTGGTGCTCCACATGCTCCTCCACTCGATCCATTTCCATCCTCTCGGTTAGTCTCCACACAATCAGTTCCTTCATGTTCTCATCCTGTCCCACCTGACTCATCACCTCCTTTTTCTCCTCCAGAAATTTCGTCTCTTTCTCCCATTTCTCCTCAACTCTCGGATATGGCAAACAATACTGTACCTccttctcaaaatcaatatactGGTATTTCTAATATACAGACTACTTTTCCCACTGGTGTTGATGTGTTACAGGTACCAAATTTGCCTCCCACTATCCCTGCCAATAGTCATGCTATGCAAACAAGAGCAAAATCTGGAATTCGCAAGCCTAAGGTTCTCACTGCATCGCTTACACCTTCCTCTGTTAAAGAAGCATTAAAGGTCTCTCACTGGTTTGATGCTATGCAATTTGAGCATGATGCTTTGAAAAAGAATGACACTTGGACATTGGTTGATCTCCCTGACAGTCGGTCTCCTATAGGATGCAAATGGGTATTTCGTGTCAAAGAACATCCTGATGGTTCAGTTTCAAGATACAAAGCAAGATTGGTCGCCAAGGGATATCATCAACAAGCTGGATTCGATTTTCATGAGACCTTCAGTCCAGTGGTTAAGCCACTAACTATCAGAGTTATTCTCACACTTGCTCTTACAAAAGGGTGGAAAATAAGGCAACTGGATGTTGATAATGCCTTTTTAAATGGGGATTTGCATGAAGAGATATATATGGTACAACCACCCGGATTCATTGACAGTGAGTTTCCTAACAAGGTGTGCAAGCTCAAGAAAGCactctatggactcaaacaagcccCACGAGCTTGGTTTGAAAAACTGTCCAATGCCTTATTTTCTTTTGGCTTTGTCTCGGCCAAAACAGATCATTCTCTATTTGTTAGAGCTCAACCCGATAGCTGCATTTACATATTGGTCTACGTGGATGACATTTTAGTCATAGGCAGCCATGATGATGATGTTTCAGCTCTTATTTCTCAGTTAAGTACCACTTTTTCCTTAAAGGATCTCGGCATTGTCACCTATTTCTTATGCATTCAAGTTCTCAATACCCCGGATGGAGTTCTTCTCTCTCAGAAGAAATATTTACAAGATCTAGTTTGCAAGGCACAACTTCAGGGGGCCAAGACTCAAAGCACACCAATGAATGGTGGACTCCGCTTATCCAGCTTTGGTAGTGATCTAGTTGAAGACTCCACCAAGTACAGATCACTTGTGGGAGCCTTACAATATGCAACAATCACTCGCCCTGACATCACCTTTAGTGTTAATAAGGTCTGTCAATTCATGCATAATCCCTTACAGTCTCACTGGGTTGCAGTTAAGCGCATCATTCGATATCTTGCAGGAACTCTCGACTACGGCCTTCACCTGAAACCAGTCTCCTCTTTCAATCTGATAGCCTATTGTGATGCAGACTGGGCCTCGGATCCTGATGACAGGAGGTCTACAACTGGTTTTTGTATCTTCTTAGGTGAAAATATCATTGCCTGGAAATCCAAGAAGCAAAGCACCATCTCCCGGTCCTCTACAGAAGCAGAGTTTCGTAGTCTGGCAGATGTTGTTTCGGAAGTCACTTGGGTTCAATCTTTGTTGAGTGAGTTGCACTTCAAGTCAACTAATATTCCTTGTATCTGGTGTGACAATCTAAGTTCGGTTCAGCTTGCAGCAAATCCCATCCTTCATGCTCGTACAAAACATATAGAAATAGACCTCTATTTCGTTAGAGACAAGGTGCTTTCAAAACAGATACAAGTTCAACATGTTCCTGCTTCTGGCCAATTAGCTGATTGTCTTACAAAACCAATTTCTAACTCCAGATTTGCTGATCTTAGAGACAAACTGTCTGTGGTTTCTCACCACACTCAGTTTGAGGGGGCCTGTTAAGGAGTTTGTTAAGTAGTTAGTTAATAGTCAGTTAGTTCTCTACTTGTATTTTGTTATAGCTGTTATAGGTTGTTACTCAACAACCTTCTCTGTTATCAAAGGCTAATTCTCGTTAGCCTTACTGAATATAAATACTCTATACTCCTTTTCATTTGTTAATGAGAAAATACAATTCAGTTTCTTTGATAGTCTTTTACTTAATAACAACCATATATCTTTCGAAataatatgtgtgtgtgtgtgcattatatacatatatatatatatgatcaaagAAGACCACCCAAACTATGATAATAAAAAAATCTCTTTCCACTCAAACAAAACTCGTTCTATTTCTACACATACCCACCAACTCAAATGGCTTTTCTCTGAAATTCATGATACCCAGAAAAGTATAAATAAATGCCATAAACTTAGTACCAAAACCAAGCAAAGGAAAGCAACTTTGACAACTtatcaaagagagagagagagagagagaagagctTACCTTGTTTTCTTTTACAGAGGTTTTTACAGAAACCAAAATAGTGCAAGCAAGAAATCACTGTTATTTTATTGTTTCAGACCAAGAAGAAGTTTTTTTTTCCTTGCTAAacaagaagaaaatgaagaacaAGCAAGGAACAAAGCAATTCTATACGTGCATTTGTATAAAACCCCACTATAAATTAAGATAACATAAAAATGAACAAAGCAAACAAGATAGCTAAATCTAGACTTCAAAACATCAAAAAGAAAATGATCTTAATAATCAAAGCTACAGAAAAGTAAAACAAGGATAAATCTCAAGTACCAACCTGATGAGCAAGATCAAATTGTGCCAATATAACTTATACATACTTATATGACAAGTACCTCTGAAGACCATAAACCAGAGTCAATTAATTTTTGATTGGGTGACATATAACTCtccttatttaataaataaagtaCTATGTTTCACTTTTTTGCTAGCTAGTTTATTTGTCTTCTTTTTAACATTTAAACAT is a window of Humulus lupulus chromosome 4, drHumLupu1.1, whole genome shotgun sequence DNA encoding:
- the LOC133829517 gene encoding UPF0481 protein At3g47200-like; the protein is MMRSHEHSISIRSQNENRDVGGEENTSHVDPNAIASTLMSNGNVAPVYKKLVEKLEDDEAKSQKQGDEDCHDHQELSMVKPKIQRVPAILRTNKHFEMYYEPRWISIGPIHHDKPQLQHQTQYKLVLAAKFIQSSGSGTEVLYSKIKKKFEELKKCFHEDFVKDYDDDTLCWILFFDGCTALQLINSYVNNNNDELRILKIKTDQIALAQQDLFLLENQIPFSILKVLMESCGEKKCEELKVSVKEFIRYNVMAPYKYKKSLQIEIDNPEPVHLLELLRSVILQQPEQNRSSCGCPGFRRTKLDLANDSDQGQQSFRSVQDLRAAGIDLRPSETCSLRDITFTSLCFAGWLRLPPMTVDDTTGPKLLNLIAYEMCPDNINTDYEVTSYVSFLDSLVDYPSDVKDLRSSRILYNLLGCDKDVAQLFNGIATDLVASPVYMNVISQIQNHYKSKWRTWMAQVYHDHFSSPWTIVAFLAAVVALGMSGIQTWTALKDNPSQPSSPSPS
- the LOC133833151 gene encoding uncharacterized protein LOC133833151; the protein is MATKYIDGEGWVSKAAKDNYEKMMEIHDTLQSQSSTSASASSTIPREEDDIILVETIFGRRRGYQPGLGRRIRTRANCEVADVPQPTQPPPTAQDMQEVRERLRAIEEHLARIGGVSGSGSSQQGHGVDPTTPN